The DNA segment TGTTAGCAGAATCTTTCGCCGCATGGCGTAGTGGACCAACTGCACTGTAGTACGCAGGCCGAGTTTGCGCATTACTCTAGCGCGGTGAGTCTCGACCGTGCGCGGACTAATGCACAACCGTGCAGCAATTTCGGCATGAGTGCAACCGCTGGCCACCAAGTTCAGTACCTCTCGCTCTCTCACCGTCAGCACGTCATACGGATCCATCTCCGTGGCTTCAGTTTTCTCTATGTAATACTCAAGGGCTCGCTCCGACAGGGGTGGGCTGAGGTAGCGGTGACCAGCAGATGCTGCCCGGATGGCATGCACCAAGTCGTCTGCGGTGGAGTCCTTGAGAACGTAAGCTTTCGCCCCACACCGGAGGGCTTCGAGCACGTAGCTCTCGTTGGCATACATGGAAAGAATAACGACAACGGTCCCGGGCGAACGCTTCATGATCTGCCTGGTGACCTCGAGACCATTCATACCTTCCATCATGAGGTCAAGTACCAGCACATCTGGTCGCAAGCGTGCAACCAGTTGAACTGCCTCCAGACCATCGCCCGCCTCTCCGATAACTCGAAACTCTGGCGTCTCTTCTAGCAGTGAACGCAGACCACGTCTGACGATGTGATGGTCATCCGCCAGTACTATTGTTAGCGTGGTCGTTTCTCCTTACCTCTGTATTTCTGACCTGGCAGAAGGGGCAGTTCGGCTGTCAAACGGGTGCCAGTGCCAGGAACGGACTTGATCGTCAGTCTACCGCCCAGTAAAACAGCGCGCTCGCGCATCCCATTAATGCCGCTGCATCTTCCCATATTCAGTGCAGCCGGATCGAAACCGATGCCCCGGTCTTCTATCAGTGCGGTAAGCGTCTTCTCATTGGCTACGACATGGACTGCCACCTCATCCACGCTAGCATGGCGCGCCACATTTGTCAGAGCTTCTTGCACAATGCGATAGGTGCCTGTGCTCACCTCTGGAGTCAAGCGTCTGCGTAGCCCGGCGTGCTTGAAATTGACGCGGATGTGTGTCCGCGCGGTGTAGCGTTCAAAGTGCCAGAGCAAAGTGGGCAGCAGGCCTTGGTCGTCCAGCATCGCCGGCCGGAGGTCGAGCGACAGGTTGCGCACCCGATCCGTCAGATCGTTTACCAGTTCCTGTGCTTCGCCTAGGCTAGAAGCAATATCTCCGACTGGAGAGCGCATAGACCTGGCAAGCAAAAGCTTGACCGCAGTCAAGGACTGGCCAATTTGATCGTGCAGCTCACGAGCGATGGCACGGCGTTCCTCCTCTTGGGCCTGCACCAGCCTGCGAGGGTAGGATCGCAGTAAGTCCTCGTCCCGCCGCCGCTCGGTGATGTCACGACTGATTCCCAAGTAAGCAATTGGCGTGCCACTTGCGTCACGCAGAGTGGTTACGTTGTTCTCTGTCCACACGGTTGATCCGTCCTTGCAGGTTAGCTCAAAGTCCAGGGTACGTGATCTATACGGCCGACCTTGCTTTGTATTCTCTATGGCCTGACCTTCCTGCATTAGCTGAAGAGCGAACTCAAGGGAGGATGAAGTAAGGCATTCTTCTAACGTTTGGGCCATGGCTTCCTCAACCGTGTAGCCTCGCAAGCGTGTGACAGAGGGGCTAATATAGGTGTACCTCCCCTTCGCATCCGTAACCCATATGATATCTGTCAGGTTCTCCGCCACCAACCGTTGACGTTCTTCTCTCTCTCGTGAAGCCACGTCCGCTTGCCAGCGTTTGGTAATGTCACGGTAGCTCACTACAATACCTTTTACTCTCCCATCAAGCGAGAGATTCTTGCACAACCCTTCAAGCACACACCATGAATTTTTCTTGTGCCGAAAGCGAAGCTCCATGGATGTTATTGCCGTGGGATTCCCTGTCACAGAGTGAAGGACGTTATTCAAGATCTGCCGGTCATCGGGGTGAATAAGTGCCAACGTGTTCTTGTCGGTTAGCTCCTGCTCCCGATAGCCGAGCAGCCTTTTGAGAGAGGGGCTTTCGTAG comes from the Chloroflexota bacterium genome and includes:
- a CDS encoding response regulator transcription factor: MVLADDHHIVRRGLRSLLEETPEFRVIGEAGDGLEAVQLVARLRPDVLVLDLMMEGMNGLEVTRQIMKRSPGTVVVILSMYANESYVLEALRCGAKAYVLKDSTADDLVHAIRAASAGHRYLSPPLSERALEYYIEKTEATEMDPYDVLTVREREVLNLVASGCTHAEIAARLCISPRTVETHRARVMRKLGLRTTVQLVHYAMRRKILLTDD
- a CDS encoding PAS domain S-box protein, translated to MITVNCIIYAMDGDNFARQVKQMATNEYRAEDGIVVEPVERPQQIAKSETASIWHKHKAKELPKVERYFQSLVENSPDAIMVLNGEGYVVYESPSLKRLLGYREQELTDKNTLALIHPDDRQILNNVLHSVTGNPTAITSMELRFRHKKNSWCVLEGLCKNLSLDGRVKGIVVSYRDITKRWQADVASREREERQRLVAENLTDIIWVTDAKGRYTYISPSVTRLRGYTVEEAMAQTLEECLTSSSLEFALQLMQEGQAIENTKQGRPYRSRTLDFELTCKDGSTVWTENNVTTLRDASGTPIAYLGISRDITERRRDEDLLRSYPRRLVQAQEEERRAIARELHDQIGQSLTAVKLLLARSMRSPVGDIASSLGEAQELVNDLTDRVRNLSLDLRPAMLDDQGLLPTLLWHFERYTARTHIRVNFKHAGLRRRLTPEVSTGTYRIVQEALTNVARHASVDEVAVHVVANEKTLTALIEDRGIGFDPAALNMGRCSGINGMRERAVLLGGRLTIKSVPGTGTRLTAELPLLPGQKYRGKEKRPR